In one window of Zhongshania aliphaticivorans DNA:
- a CDS encoding metal-dependent hydrolase has translation MKATIQPVRRNLEFNLPKERIGDWHAGGAHISHFFNALSIFFPDGERFFIDSVRHYRDRIKDGELKQSVRGFIGQEAMHGREHEEYNDALVEKGLPADRYGRIVVGLLKFFSKFTPKASQLAGTIALEHLTAILAHMVLSNPRFLEGAEPRYGALWKWHAMEETEHKAVAYDLYQQVLGGGILGYIQRCTALIMATTIFWIMVIPFHIGLVRKDGQLFNIAGWVKAMNFLWGSPGFLRGTILPWLDYFKPGFHPWDHDNAHYLDGIDSLVDQVNTFSDDTSGASAAA, from the coding sequence ATGAAAGCTACAATACAGCCGGTGCGACGTAATCTTGAATTTAACTTACCAAAAGAGCGAATTGGCGACTGGCATGCTGGTGGTGCGCATATCAGCCACTTCTTTAACGCATTGTCGATTTTCTTTCCTGATGGAGAGCGCTTCTTTATTGATAGTGTGCGTCACTACCGTGACCGAATTAAAGATGGCGAGTTAAAACAATCAGTGCGTGGCTTTATCGGTCAAGAAGCTATGCACGGACGTGAACACGAAGAATATAACGATGCTTTGGTGGAGAAGGGCCTGCCAGCAGATCGATATGGTCGCATTGTAGTTGGCTTGTTAAAGTTTTTCTCCAAATTCACGCCAAAGGCATCACAGCTTGCAGGAACGATTGCCCTGGAGCATTTAACGGCGATTCTGGCCCATATGGTGCTCAGTAATCCGCGTTTTCTTGAGGGTGCAGAACCGCGGTATGGCGCCTTGTGGAAATGGCATGCAATGGAAGAGACAGAGCATAAAGCCGTTGCCTATGATTTGTATCAGCAGGTGCTGGGTGGCGGGATATTAGGCTATATCCAACGTTGCACTGCATTAATTATGGCAACAACTATATTTTGGATAATGGTTATTCCTTTTCATATTGGCTTGGTGCGCAAGGACGGTCAGCTGTTTAATATCGCTGGATGGGTTAAAGCAATGAACTTCCTTTGGGGCTCTCCTGGATTTTTACGTGGCACGATATTGCCTTGGCTTGATTATTTTAAGCCCGGCTTCCACCCCTGGGATCATGACAACGCACATTATCTAGACGGAATTGACTCTTTGGTTGATCAAGTGAATACCTTTAGTGATGATACTTCTGGGGCGAGTGCTGCGGCATGA
- a CDS encoding alpha/beta fold hydrolase — translation MNATVEPIAQKAAVLGQLDEMREQYLNTPLADIDHATLADWKPETSLWQRLQPLMGLQSGLKRRKVLIGDHNVCYWAGGNSAGQVVVLLHGFGASKENWSYLAAKLRRDYYLLVPDLAGFGDSDFKPTADYRMAAQADRIAAFLQALGVEKSHVAGSSMGGAIAAQLASRHPKLVDTLCLMNAAGAPAKYLSQLESGLAAGVNYLSPSVPRDTFKVFEIAFHRRHRLLGLVLSLFMAGAMSHRKRVNDFIFSHLVDSLKDTYLSLPEITAPTLVLWGDSDQVLNVSCADQFCEQIPSAKAMILPEVGHLPMIEEPDLTARVVTDFWRARTKVD, via the coding sequence ATGAATGCCACTGTAGAGCCTATCGCTCAAAAAGCTGCAGTTTTGGGGCAGCTCGATGAAATGCGTGAGCAATATTTAAATACCCCCTTAGCGGATATTGATCACGCAACATTGGCTGATTGGAAACCGGAAACTTCCTTGTGGCAACGTCTGCAGCCTTTGATGGGGTTGCAGTCAGGCTTGAAGCGACGAAAGGTTTTAATTGGCGATCACAATGTTTGTTACTGGGCGGGTGGCAATAGCGCTGGACAGGTTGTTGTCTTGCTTCACGGTTTTGGGGCAAGCAAGGAAAATTGGAGTTATCTAGCCGCTAAATTGCGGCGCGATTATTACTTGCTAGTACCGGATTTGGCAGGGTTTGGTGACAGTGATTTCAAGCCTACGGCTGATTATCGAATGGCTGCTCAAGCTGATCGTATTGCAGCGTTTTTGCAGGCGCTAGGTGTTGAGAAAAGCCATGTTGCTGGTAGCTCTATGGGGGGTGCGATTGCAGCCCAGCTTGCCTCGCGTCATCCAAAACTGGTTGACACATTGTGTTTGATGAACGCCGCAGGTGCTCCCGCTAAGTATCTTAGTCAATTGGAAAGTGGCTTGGCGGCCGGCGTTAATTATTTATCACCCAGTGTGCCCCGAGATACCTTTAAGGTGTTTGAGATTGCCTTTCATCGTCGGCATCGTTTATTGGGGCTGGTATTAAGTCTTTTTATGGCTGGAGCGATGAGTCATCGCAAACGGGTTAATGATTTTATATTTTCGCATTTGGTGGATTCGCTAAAAGACACTTATTTGAGTTTGCCTGAGATAACAGCACCAACCTTGGTGTTGTGGGGCGATTCCGATCAAGTTTTAAACGTGAGCTGTGCTGATCAGTTTTGCGAGCAGATACCCAGTGCGAAGGCAATGATCTTACCTGAAGTGGGTCATTTACCTATGATAGAAGAGCCTGATTTAACCGCGAGAGTTGTAACTGATTTTTGGCGGGCTAGAACAAAGGTAGATTAA
- a CDS encoding flavin-containing monooxygenase: MNNDKGSVVAEVAIIGAGFGGLGLAIRMQQQGLHDFVIYERANDVGGVWRDNVYPGAACDVPSHLYSFSFEPNPDWGRTFGPQREIHRYLSHCADKHKLREKIRFNTTVSEMAFCDSSGLWDLTFSDGSSRQARAVVLAIGALNVPQYPEIEGLDQFLGKVMHTAEWDQDFSLKDKRVAVIGTGASAIQVIPSIQPEVETLHVFQRTPPWVMPKFDKPLSAARQRLYRRWPLIQKIVRRFQYMLAESVVPAFMWDSFLTRFGEALGRRYLRKVVGNPTLRDKLTPKYAMGCKRVLLSDEYYPSLIKNNVKVCVEGISKVDESAICTGDGKRHEVDAIVFATGFKVPVSGAPMPIRGLDGRLLEKDWEVGSEAYKGITVSGYPNLLYVMGPNTGPGNTSVIFYIESQINYILKYLKTLRRTSNVYFDLKPMVQSEFNADIQERFKGTTWTSGCNSWYLTKDGKNTTLWPSFSWQYRLATRHFSAAEYKHISVSNCVVEDIDINAVAAS; the protein is encoded by the coding sequence ATGAATAATGATAAGGGTAGTGTGGTTGCAGAAGTAGCAATCATTGGTGCCGGATTTGGCGGCTTGGGGCTGGCGATCCGTATGCAGCAACAGGGTCTCCATGATTTTGTGATTTATGAGCGGGCTAACGATGTGGGTGGCGTTTGGCGCGACAATGTTTATCCCGGTGCGGCGTGCGATGTTCCTTCGCATCTGTATTCATTTTCATTTGAGCCCAATCCCGACTGGGGGCGAACGTTTGGGCCTCAGCGAGAGATTCATCGTTATTTATCTCACTGTGCCGATAAGCACAAATTACGCGAAAAGATACGTTTTAATACCACGGTATCTGAAATGGCTTTTTGTGACTCAAGTGGCTTATGGGATTTAACATTTTCTGATGGCAGTTCTCGTCAAGCAAGAGCTGTGGTACTGGCTATTGGTGCGCTCAATGTGCCGCAATATCCAGAGATTGAAGGTCTGGATCAATTTTTGGGCAAGGTCATGCATACCGCCGAGTGGGATCAAGACTTTAGCTTGAAAGATAAGCGAGTAGCGGTGATTGGTACAGGTGCTAGCGCGATACAAGTGATTCCTTCTATTCAGCCAGAGGTCGAAACTCTACACGTGTTTCAGCGGACGCCACCTTGGGTTATGCCTAAGTTTGACAAGCCTCTTAGTGCGGCTCGGCAGCGTCTCTATCGACGATGGCCGCTAATCCAAAAAATAGTTCGTCGCTTTCAATATATGCTTGCCGAAAGTGTGGTTCCAGCGTTTATGTGGGACAGTTTTTTGACCCGTTTTGGTGAGGCGCTGGGGCGTCGTTATCTTCGCAAGGTGGTTGGTAATCCAACGTTGCGAGACAAATTAACGCCAAAATATGCCATGGGTTGTAAGCGGGTTTTATTATCTGATGAGTATTATCCCTCGCTTATTAAAAATAATGTGAAGGTTTGCGTAGAAGGCATTAGTAAAGTTGATGAGTCAGCCATCTGCACCGGAGATGGTAAGCGGCATGAGGTTGATGCCATCGTGTTTGCAACTGGGTTTAAGGTGCCGGTTTCTGGCGCGCCCATGCCGATTAGGGGCCTTGATGGTCGATTGCTTGAAAAAGATTGGGAAGTTGGCAGTGAAGCTTATAAGGGAATAACGGTGTCTGGTTACCCTAACTTGCTTTACGTCATGGGACCGAATACGGGTCCAGGAAATACATCTGTTATTTTCTATATAGAATCACAAATCAATTATATATTGAAATATTTAAAAACTTTGCGCCGTACTTCTAATGTTTATTTTGATCTTAAACCTATGGTGCAGAGTGAGTTTAATGCCGATATTCAAGAGCGGTTTAAAGGAACTACGTGGACCTCTGGCTGCAATAGCTGGTACTTAACCAAAGACGGTAAAAATACAACCTTATGGCCGAGCTTTTCTTGGCAGTATCGATTGGCAACGCGCCATTTTTCAGCAGCAGAATATAAACATATTTCGGTGTCTAATTGTGTTGTTGAAGATATTGATATTAACGCCGTTGCTGCCAGTTAA
- a CDS encoding SDR family NAD(P)-dependent oxidoreductase — translation MMKNFNNKIIAVTGAGSGIGRALVIGLRAAGAKVAASDIVEANLQPLREYGGEAELLLSPLDVSDGAAMTAWAASVKSHFGAVDGIINNAGVALSCHAASQPRQQMEWLFGVNYWGVINGVEAFLPELLARPEACIVNISSLFGIVSVPSQSSYNAAKFAVRGYSESLRQDLRGTSVKVVTVHPGGIKTNIAKNGRHLNSITGNDADIAKTADLFSRIASTSPEKAASVIMHGMRKSKPRVLIGGDAKLIDIVQRLFPSSYDRLLVPIMNMGAKMVMKRI, via the coding sequence ATGATGAAAAATTTTAACAATAAAATTATTGCAGTTACTGGGGCCGGTTCGGGTATTGGTCGGGCTTTAGTGATTGGCTTGCGGGCAGCGGGTGCAAAGGTAGCGGCATCAGATATCGTAGAAGCTAACTTGCAGCCGCTTCGGGAATACGGCGGAGAGGCAGAGCTATTACTTTCTCCCTTAGATGTGAGTGATGGCGCGGCGATGACAGCGTGGGCGGCATCGGTAAAATCTCATTTCGGTGCTGTCGATGGCATTATTAATAATGCAGGCGTTGCATTGAGCTGTCATGCAGCTAGTCAGCCTCGTCAGCAAATGGAGTGGTTGTTTGGCGTTAATTACTGGGGAGTGATTAACGGTGTTGAGGCATTTTTGCCTGAGTTATTAGCTCGTCCAGAGGCGTGTATTGTTAATATTTCCTCATTGTTTGGCATAGTGTCGGTGCCTTCGCAATCATCATACAACGCGGCAAAGTTTGCTGTACGCGGTTATTCGGAATCCTTACGTCAAGACTTGAGGGGCACTTCGGTTAAAGTGGTTACTGTTCATCCTGGTGGAATAAAAACCAATATTGCTAAGAACGGTCGGCATTTAAATTCGATTACAGGTAATGATGCCGATATTGCTAAAACCGCCGATTTGTTTAGCCGTATAGCCTCAACCTCTCCCGAGAAAGCGGCGTCCGTGATAATGCATGGTATGCGTAAATCTAAACCGCGAGTACTGATTGGTGGCGATGCTAAGTTAATAGATATCGTACAGCGATTATTCCCTAGTAGTTATGACCGCCTACTGGTACCGATAATGAATATGGGAGCCAAAATGGTGATGAAGCGCATTTAA
- a CDS encoding YgfZ/GcvT domain-containing protein has protein sequence MNTFWQFLNEQYPESFISNDRYWNVGSTDTNVDQDCTISALSQYGFLAITGPDGSKFLQGQTTCDWRNVDVDNATLGSYCNIKGRMVISFLGGTLKNEEILLRLHADTADSGCETLAKYIVFSKAKIKNATDEYVALGISGKKAKELLLEQLGMAPTAAMKQVTNGQAIIVQLDDDGERFECWATAETATELWRQLGTTATTIDSTHWEAQNIQAGLGEIRASTQDTFIPQMLNYQLIGGVSFTKGCYTGQEVVARMQYRGKLKRRLYRAKLPLNGSFPYSAGADIFSDNSSQSVGNLVSASHSAQEINLLAVITEEAVALNKLHFANDSTHLLIEDLPYLSTASE, from the coding sequence ATGAATACATTTTGGCAGTTTTTAAACGAACAATACCCTGAAAGTTTTATTTCTAACGACCGTTACTGGAACGTTGGCTCAACAGACACCAATGTAGATCAAGACTGTACAATCAGCGCGCTAAGCCAATATGGCTTTCTCGCTATTACCGGCCCTGACGGCAGTAAGTTTCTCCAAGGTCAAACTACCTGTGACTGGCGTAATGTCGATGTCGATAATGCTACGCTTGGCAGCTACTGCAATATTAAAGGTCGGATGGTGATTAGCTTTCTCGGTGGCACGCTGAAAAATGAAGAAATATTACTGCGACTTCATGCCGATACCGCTGACTCTGGGTGTGAGACCCTTGCCAAGTACATTGTATTTTCAAAAGCCAAAATTAAAAATGCGACAGACGAGTACGTCGCCTTGGGGATTTCCGGAAAAAAAGCAAAAGAATTACTATTAGAGCAGTTGGGTATGGCACCAACTGCAGCCATGAAGCAAGTCACCAATGGGCAAGCCATTATTGTTCAACTAGATGACGACGGCGAGCGATTTGAATGCTGGGCAACGGCCGAAACGGCTACAGAGCTTTGGCGTCAACTCGGCACGACAGCAACAACCATAGATTCGACTCACTGGGAAGCTCAAAACATTCAAGCAGGATTGGGCGAAATACGCGCGAGCACGCAAGATACCTTTATTCCTCAAATGCTAAACTACCAATTAATAGGCGGCGTTAGCTTTACCAAGGGATGTTACACAGGGCAAGAAGTTGTCGCCAGAATGCAGTATCGAGGAAAATTAAAACGACGCCTGTATCGCGCAAAATTACCACTCAACGGCTCCTTCCCCTACTCAGCTGGCGCCGACATCTTCAGCGACAATTCATCACAAAGTGTTGGAAATTTAGTATCAGCGAGTCATTCCGCACAGGAAATTAACTTGCTTGCAGTAATAACAGAGGAAGCTGTAGCGCTAAACAAGCTCCACTTCGCGAATGATAGTACCCACTTGCTGATAGAAGACCTGCCCTACCTTTCAACCGCTAGCGAATAA
- a CDS encoding succinate dehydrogenase assembly factor 2 yields the protein MVSENEFKRICWACRRGMLELDLVMVPYVEHRFRTLNEDDQQRFIRLLESEDTELFAWFLGRERPVDADLAMIVDDINTFAKTPRS from the coding sequence ATGGTTTCGGAAAACGAGTTCAAGCGTATTTGCTGGGCCTGCCGTCGCGGCATGTTGGAATTGGATCTGGTTATGGTGCCGTATGTTGAGCACCGTTTTAGGACCTTAAATGAGGATGATCAGCAGCGTTTTATCCGTTTGTTGGAAAGTGAAGATACCGAGTTATTCGCTTGGTTCTTAGGCAGAGAACGCCCAGTCGATGCTGATTTGGCGATGATAGTCGATGATATCAACACGTTCGCCAAAACCCCTCGATCTTAG
- a CDS encoding protein YgfX, producing the protein MISTRSPKPLDLRLKPSNWLSAYFIALHCIVVASGFLALPLFVALALSWLAAMSLLYYLISYFGFLRRRTVIRLIFAENHWRIYMGARHGTVSMIDRVECVSRVVLPFGMLLRFKTISAGILSVPILPDSLDKEQYRRLRCLVNFTRES; encoded by the coding sequence ATGATATCAACACGTTCGCCAAAACCCCTCGATCTTAGGCTTAAGCCATCTAATTGGCTTAGTGCTTATTTTATAGCGCTTCACTGCATTGTTGTTGCGAGTGGATTTCTCGCATTGCCACTTTTTGTTGCTTTGGCGCTGTCGTGGCTGGCCGCGATGAGTTTACTTTATTATCTAATATCCTATTTTGGTTTTTTACGCCGGCGCACGGTTATTAGGCTAATCTTTGCAGAAAATCATTGGCGTATCTATATGGGCGCTCGCCATGGTACGGTGTCAATGATAGATCGAGTGGAGTGTGTTAGCCGCGTTGTGCTGCCATTTGGGATGTTGTTGCGTTTTAAGACCATAAGTGCGGGAATATTATCTGTGCCGATATTGCCCGATAGCCTCGATAAAGAACAATATCGGCGTTTGCGATGTCTTGTTAATTTTACCCGCGAGTCTTAG
- the nadB gene encoding L-aspartate oxidase, whose protein sequence is MTHYHSHDVLVIGSGAAGLTLALQLADSAHIAIISKGEMDAGSTYWAQGGIAAVLHEGDSVDAHVADTVTAGAQLCHEDSVRFTVKNSSDSIKWLLTQGVQFSLYEQREDAFHLTREGGHSQRRIIHAADATGREVSTTLTKRAKENSNIEVFTRHVAVDLIISQHRCHGAYVLNRDSGHVELFHAKAIVLATGGANKVYLYTSNPDGASGDGIAMAWRAGCRVANMEFNQFHPTCLYHPKAKSFLITEAIRGEGGKLISATGERFMARYDERGELAPRDVVARAIDHEMKRLGSDCVYLDISHKSPEFILEHFPTIKARCLELGIDITREPIPVVPAAHYTCGGVMVDQHGHTDIPGLYAVGETSFTGLHGANRLASNSLLECFVYGASAASDIRMTLADSPPPKIAPAWDESQVTDSDEDVVISHNWDELRRFMWDYVGIVRTNKRLQRALNRAGLLQQEIAEYYSNYKVSNDLLELRNLAMVAELIIRSAMQRTESRGLHYTLDYPEQLDVAKDTILTPDNYYHNDKHPNPK, encoded by the coding sequence ATGACCCACTACCATTCACACGACGTTCTAGTGATAGGAAGCGGCGCCGCAGGTCTTACACTCGCACTACAGCTCGCCGACTCTGCTCACATTGCCATTATAAGCAAAGGTGAGATGGATGCCGGCTCAACCTACTGGGCCCAAGGTGGCATTGCCGCAGTACTGCATGAGGGTGACAGCGTTGATGCCCATGTTGCTGACACCGTAACCGCTGGAGCACAATTGTGCCACGAAGACAGTGTACGCTTCACCGTCAAAAACAGCAGCGACAGCATAAAATGGCTACTCACCCAGGGGGTGCAATTCAGTCTCTACGAACAACGTGAGGATGCTTTCCACTTAACGCGCGAAGGCGGCCACAGCCAACGCCGGATCATTCATGCCGCCGACGCAACCGGACGAGAAGTTTCTACAACACTAACCAAGCGTGCCAAAGAAAATTCGAACATTGAAGTCTTTACCCGCCACGTTGCTGTCGACTTAATTATCTCCCAACATCGCTGCCACGGCGCATACGTGCTCAATAGAGACAGTGGTCACGTCGAATTGTTCCACGCAAAAGCCATCGTATTAGCTACCGGCGGCGCAAACAAAGTCTATTTGTACACCAGCAACCCAGACGGCGCTAGCGGCGACGGCATTGCCATGGCATGGCGCGCAGGCTGTCGAGTAGCTAATATGGAGTTTAATCAGTTTCACCCAACCTGCCTTTACCACCCAAAAGCGAAATCTTTTCTCATAACTGAGGCCATACGCGGTGAAGGCGGCAAACTCATCTCCGCTACGGGTGAACGCTTTATGGCAAGATATGATGAGCGAGGCGAGCTTGCGCCTCGCGATGTCGTTGCCAGAGCGATAGACCACGAGATGAAACGCTTAGGAAGCGATTGCGTCTACCTAGATATCAGCCACAAATCTCCAGAGTTTATTCTCGAGCACTTCCCTACCATAAAAGCTCGCTGCTTAGAGCTGGGAATAGATATTACACGCGAGCCTATTCCCGTTGTTCCCGCCGCACATTACACCTGCGGTGGAGTAATGGTAGACCAACATGGCCACACCGACATCCCCGGCTTGTACGCGGTCGGCGAGACCTCGTTCACTGGATTGCACGGCGCAAACCGCTTGGCAAGTAATTCTCTATTAGAATGCTTTGTATACGGCGCTTCTGCAGCTTCTGACATTCGCATGACATTAGCCGATTCACCGCCCCCAAAAATCGCGCCAGCATGGGATGAATCACAGGTAACCGACTCTGACGAAGATGTGGTCATCTCCCATAATTGGGATGAATTACGCAGATTCATGTGGGATTACGTCGGCATCGTGAGAACAAACAAAAGACTACAACGGGCATTAAACCGCGCTGGGTTATTACAGCAAGAAATTGCAGAATATTACTCAAACTATAAGGTCAGCAACGACTTACTTGAACTCAGGAACCTCGCCATGGTTGCCGAGTTGATTATTCGATCTGCAATGCAGCGCACAGAGAGCCGAGGCCTACACTACACCCTAGATTACCCCGAACAACTCGACGTTGCTAAAGACACCATCCTGACCCCGGACAACTATTATCACAACGACAAACATCCCAACCCGAAGTAA